The following proteins are co-located in the Chloroflexota bacterium genome:
- a CDS encoding phosphotransferase, translating into MGWEALAQWGDDVARIEQLAGGVANDVWSVRVNGRLAVGRLGARSDADLAWETDLLQHLDRAGLTVPLPIPTRAGRLFADGMVVMTYVEGGPPATEADWCRVADTLRHLHRLTQGWPQRPGWRSSTDLLHAETGTKIDLGAMPPEGVARCRAAWARLVGRQTCVVHGDPNSRNVRMTEDRVALIDWDEAHVDVPDLDLVLPHNAAGLADNVHDIAAQASAAWEAAVCWDDEYAVKRLAEVRAV; encoded by the coding sequence ATGGGATGGGAGGCGCTCGCACAGTGGGGTGACGACGTCGCGCGCATCGAACAGCTCGCTGGTGGGGTCGCCAACGACGTGTGGAGCGTGCGCGTCAACGGGCGCCTTGCGGTCGGTCGTCTCGGCGCCAGGAGCGACGCCGACCTCGCCTGGGAGACCGATCTCCTCCAACATCTCGACCGTGCAGGTCTGACCGTGCCGCTGCCGATCCCGACCAGGGCCGGCCGGCTGTTTGCCGACGGTATGGTGGTGATGACCTACGTGGAGGGCGGACCGCCCGCGACGGAGGCCGACTGGTGTCGTGTGGCCGACACGCTCCGCCACCTGCATCGGTTGACGCAGGGCTGGCCGCAGCGCCCAGGCTGGCGGTCGTCGACCGACCTGCTGCACGCCGAGACCGGGACGAAGATCGACCTCGGCGCGATGCCGCCTGAGGGCGTCGCTCGCTGCCGAGCAGCGTGGGCGCGGCTCGTCGGACGTCAGACATGCGTCGTCCACGGCGACCCCAACAGCCGCAACGTCCGCATGACCGAGGATCGGGTCGCGCTGATCGACTGGGACGAGGCGCACGTCGACGTCCCCGACCTCGACCTGGTGCTGCCCCACAATGCCGCCGGTCTCGCCGACAACGTGCACGACATCGCCGCGCAAGCGTCGGCTGCGTGGGAAGCGGCCGTCTGCTGGGACGACGAGTATGCCGTCAAGCGGCTCGCCGAAGTGCGAGCGGTCTGA
- a CDS encoding nuclear transport factor 2 family protein yields MADDDLQAAITRMQAATVGFLNGDVATWNSLCSHEPDATLFGGWGGYERGWDELEPRYEWASARFAGGQIEFEEIGRFTSGDLAYTAHFERSRPSLTGRTGAAPMVLRVTHIYRREDGAWKLVHRHADPIATIQAPEAVLTSNR; encoded by the coding sequence ATGGCGGACGACGATCTCCAGGCGGCGATCACGCGGATGCAGGCGGCGACGGTCGGCTTCCTCAACGGCGACGTCGCCACCTGGAATTCATTGTGCTCGCACGAGCCTGATGCAACGCTCTTCGGCGGGTGGGGCGGCTACGAGCGTGGCTGGGACGAGCTGGAGCCGCGCTACGAGTGGGCCTCCGCCCGATTTGCCGGTGGTCAGATCGAGTTCGAGGAGATCGGGCGGTTCACCAGCGGCGACCTGGCCTACACGGCCCACTTCGAGCGTTCGCGGCCATCGCTGACGGGTCGCACTGGCGCTGCGCCGATGGTGCTCCGCGTGACGCACATCTACCGCCGCGAGGACGGCGCGTGGAAGCTCGTGCATCGCCACGCCGACCCGATAGCCACGATCCAGGCGCCGGAAGCCGTCCTCACTTCAAACCGTTGA
- a CDS encoding DUF2277 domain-containing protein — protein sequence MCRGIKQLRRPDAPATDEELRAAALQFVRKISGLRQPSKANQTAFEAAVEEITAASERLLQSLGGRGTAQQPASGHLSAS from the coding sequence ATGTGCCGCGGCATCAAGCAGCTTCGACGCCCGGACGCGCCAGCCACCGACGAGGAGCTGCGCGCCGCTGCCCTCCAGTTCGTGCGCAAGATCAGCGGCCTCCGGCAGCCTTCAAAGGCCAATCAGACGGCGTTTGAGGCGGCCGTCGAGGAGATCACCGCCGCGTCTGAGCGGCTGCTGCAGTCGCTGGGCGGGCGCGGCACGGCGCAGCAGCCTGCATCGGGGCACTTGTCGGCGTCGTGA
- a CDS encoding ABC transporter substrate-binding protein, with product MQRSRLTRREALGKGLRLLAVAGPSVLLASACAQQPAAPAKPAESKPAESKPAETKPAAPAAAAPTAAPAKPAEAAKPAEAAKPAAAAKPDAAIPAMAASGEMPKRGGTLRAVVQNDFVTMWPMITTGPTASVCYDWLIRWRKGPDGRWGPQPGLAESWELTDTSATFKIRKGVKFHDGTDVNADAIAWNVNTWMTHPKSLAKSQLGAVAKEKSAEIVDDYTVKINLAAPAGSLLAVLSDAQRETGIVSKAAHAKLGDDGLALQAVGSGPFIFEQWQSGSQFIVNKNPNYWEKGLDGQPLPYLDKIHYRFVPDDSVRFVEMRSGSADIGQLFRGRDVPTAKAESGLNYWEDAQQGRLYRFFFNAQKAPFKDNLKLRQAIQYAIDREAMAKAVGGGVGSANKYDLTEGTLGYDPSVPFYSFDLAKAQALMKESGVSTPLNVRLTVISRETDQQQAQMIQQMLDKIGIKVEIEALERVAWGQKVRQSNDFEMATQQTSTPLDPDVISLAWAPDGPAAYVRPSEPAIQDCLKEARTSYDVGKRQATYVKCQTQMFDTAWWGHMWIQPYNYITSKKVKLSSPFFQEDWREWSIWLA from the coding sequence ATGCAGCGCAGCAGATTGACCCGTCGGGAGGCGCTCGGTAAGGGCCTGCGGCTCCTGGCCGTCGCCGGACCGTCCGTGCTGCTGGCCAGCGCCTGCGCCCAGCAGCCTGCCGCCCCGGCCAAGCCGGCTGAGAGCAAGCCAGCGGAGTCGAAGCCCGCCGAGACCAAGCCGGCCGCTCCGGCCGCCGCCGCGCCCACAGCCGCCCCGGCCAAGCCGGCTGAGGCCGCGAAGCCCGCCGAGGCGGCCAAGCCGGCTGCCGCCGCCAAGCCAGACGCCGCGATCCCGGCGATGGCGGCCTCCGGCGAGATGCCGAAGCGTGGCGGCACCCTGCGGGCCGTCGTTCAGAACGACTTCGTGACGATGTGGCCGATGATTACCACCGGCCCGACGGCGTCCGTCTGCTACGACTGGCTGATCCGGTGGCGGAAGGGGCCGGATGGCCGCTGGGGCCCACAGCCCGGCCTTGCCGAGTCCTGGGAGCTGACGGACACCTCGGCCACCTTCAAGATCCGCAAGGGCGTCAAGTTCCACGATGGCACCGACGTCAACGCCGATGCCATCGCCTGGAACGTCAATACCTGGATGACGCACCCGAAGTCCCTGGCCAAGTCGCAGCTCGGGGCCGTTGCCAAGGAGAAGTCGGCGGAGATCGTCGACGATTACACCGTCAAGATCAACCTCGCGGCGCCGGCTGGCTCGCTGTTGGCCGTCCTCTCCGATGCCCAGCGCGAGACCGGCATCGTCTCGAAGGCCGCTCACGCCAAGCTTGGCGACGACGGGCTGGCGCTCCAGGCTGTCGGGAGTGGGCCGTTCATCTTCGAGCAGTGGCAGAGCGGCTCGCAGTTCATCGTCAACAAGAACCCCAACTACTGGGAGAAGGGGCTGGACGGCCAGCCGCTGCCGTACCTCGACAAGATTCACTACCGCTTCGTCCCTGACGACTCGGTTCGCTTCGTCGAGATGCGTTCCGGCAGCGCGGACATCGGCCAGTTGTTCCGCGGGCGCGACGTCCCGACGGCCAAGGCCGAGTCGGGGCTGAACTACTGGGAGGACGCGCAGCAGGGCCGCCTCTACCGCTTCTTCTTCAACGCCCAAAAGGCGCCCTTCAAGGACAACCTCAAGCTGCGCCAGGCGATCCAGTACGCCATCGACCGCGAGGCGATGGCGAAGGCCGTCGGCGGCGGCGTCGGCAGCGCCAACAAGTACGACCTGACCGAGGGTACCCTCGGCTACGATCCCTCAGTTCCCTTCTACAGCTTCGATCTGGCGAAGGCCCAGGCCCTGATGAAGGAGTCTGGGGTCTCGACGCCGCTCAACGTCCGGCTGACGGTCATCTCCCGCGAGACCGACCAGCAGCAGGCCCAGATGATCCAGCAGATGCTCGACAAGATCGGCATCAAGGTCGAGATCGAGGCGCTGGAGCGCGTGGCCTGGGGCCAGAAGGTCCGCCAGTCCAACGACTTCGAGATGGCGACCCAGCAGACCAGCACGCCGCTGGATCCGGACGTCATCTCGCTGGCCTGGGCGCCAGACGGCCCGGCCGCCTACGTCCGCCCGAGCGAGCCGGCCATTCAGGACTGCCTGAAGGAGGCGCGGACCTCCTACGACGTCGGCAAGCGGCAGGCGACGTACGTGAAGTGCCAGACCCAGATGTTCGATACGGCGTGGTGGGGCCACATGTGGATCCAGCCGTACAACTACATCACCAGCAAGAAGGTGAAGCTCTCCAGCCCGTTCTTCCAGGAAGACTGGCGCGAGTGGAGTATCTGGCTCGCCTAG
- a CDS encoding CoA transferase: MPGPLSGLRVLDFTLALAGPFCGLVLADLGADVIKIESPDPDIRTAGGLQVYHGENSHFLVVNRNKRGLSMDLKDERGREAFYRLVKTADVLVQNYRPGVMKRLGADYETLSAINPGLIYCSISGFGEGSPYADLAGLDLIAQGMSGLMSVTGSPGGGEPVKAGTPVTDMGSGMYGAIGILAALHHRHETGRGQQVEATLLDTPISWLTWRAAEYWGSGKTPEAQGSGKGAYRAFQCSDGRWVNIGPTNRLWKATCKALNAEHLLEDPRFTTQTLRNEHHADLTEEIQKAFRAKTSPEWIAIFQEIGVPTGPIKTIPEVLEQDPHVKARQMVVEVNHPTIGPMKTLGVPVKLSKTPGGVTRAAPTLGQHTVQVLIELGYSLEEIDALRADGVIYTTGDEHGEYVAPEAALTYN; this comes from the coding sequence ATGCCCGGACCGTTGTCGGGCCTTCGCGTCCTTGATTTCACCCTGGCGCTGGCTGGTCCCTTCTGCGGGCTGGTGCTGGCGGACCTGGGCGCAGACGTCATCAAGATCGAGAGCCCGGACCCAGACATCCGGACTGCCGGCGGCCTCCAGGTCTACCATGGCGAGAACAGCCATTTCCTGGTCGTCAACCGCAACAAGCGCGGCCTCAGCATGGACCTGAAGGACGAGCGTGGACGTGAGGCGTTCTACCGCCTCGTCAAGACCGCCGATGTCCTGGTGCAGAACTATCGCCCTGGCGTCATGAAGCGGCTCGGGGCCGACTACGAGACGCTCAGCGCCATCAACCCCGGCCTGATCTACTGCTCGATCTCCGGGTTCGGCGAGGGCAGCCCCTACGCCGACCTCGCCGGGCTGGACCTCATCGCCCAGGGGATGAGCGGCCTGATGAGCGTCACCGGCTCGCCCGGTGGCGGCGAGCCGGTCAAGGCCGGCACCCCCGTCACGGACATGGGCTCCGGCATGTATGGGGCGATTGGCATCCTGGCGGCGCTGCACCATCGCCACGAGACCGGGCGCGGCCAGCAGGTCGAGGCGACCCTTCTCGACACCCCGATCTCCTGGCTGACCTGGCGCGCGGCCGAGTACTGGGGCAGTGGCAAGACGCCCGAGGCCCAGGGCAGCGGCAAGGGCGCCTACCGGGCGTTCCAGTGCTCCGATGGCCGCTGGGTCAACATCGGACCGACCAACCGCCTCTGGAAGGCGACCTGTAAGGCCCTCAACGCCGAGCATCTGTTGGAAGACCCGCGCTTCACCACGCAGACGCTCCGCAACGAGCACCACGCCGACCTGACCGAAGAGATCCAGAAGGCGTTCCGCGCGAAGACCTCGCCGGAGTGGATCGCCATCTTCCAGGAGATCGGCGTCCCGACCGGGCCGATCAAGACGATCCCCGAAGTGCTCGAGCAGGATCCCCACGTCAAGGCCCGCCAGATGGTCGTCGAGGTCAACCACCCGACCATCGGCCCGATGAAGACGCTCGGCGTGCCGGTCAAGCTCTCGAAGACGCCGGGCGGCGTCACCCGGGCCGCGCCGACGCTCGGGCAGCACACCGTCCAGGTGCTGATCGAGCTGGGCTACTCGCTGGAGGAGATCGACGCCCTGCGCGCAGACGGCGTGATCTACACCACCGGCGACGAGCACGGCGAGTACGTCGCCCCCGAGGCCGCGCTCACCTACAACTGA